The following proteins are co-located in the Telopea speciosissima isolate NSW1024214 ecotype Mountain lineage chromosome 9, Tspe_v1, whole genome shotgun sequence genome:
- the LOC122639909 gene encoding F-box/kelch-repeat protein At1g57790-like isoform X1, whose product MTRRKRTRKTEKPVRVIELRPWSDLPVELLELIVTRLSHKDNVNMSCVCKKWQYVALKLRVVNQSPWLLFPPAPPCLIKFFDPALGKFYFDEIPKLRLADFYCSKDGWVLFCSFDMFLFNPFTKSKMDLPDYRFFECKAVKVALSCVPTSPDCVVFAIEVSGYYVNDEGDSSQGVSIRICHPGDAQWTTFQYQITDGEPFCCGDCPVFCNGLFYCLNETSDISVGVFDPQKHTLSVLSLPSLNLPRLSCDRWRPKYMAEFKGDLLLVCVSYPDKPIIFKLELSKMKWVEMKSLNGATVFVSTHSSLVVTNVPRISSNSVYFSKPVCYGKSSYLYCLDDCRYHPTRQWCEGQFFQKSVWIRPPKMTHLLFDELY is encoded by the exons ATGACGAGAAGAAAAAGGACAAGAAAGACAGAGAAACC GGTCAGAGTGATTGAGCTGCGGCCTTGGTCTGACCTTCCTGTGGAACTCCTGGAGCTCATTGTGACCCGTCTAAGCCACAAAGATAATGTCAACATGTCCTGTGTTTGTAAGAAATGGCAATATGTTGCCCTTAAACTCCGTGTGGTAAACCAATCTCCATGGCTCTTGTTCCCCCCAGCTCCACCTTGCCTAATTAAGTTCTTTGACCCTGCACTGGGAAAGTTCTATTTTGATGAGATCCCAAAGCTAAGGCTCGCAGATTTCTACTGCAGCAAGGATGGATGGGTGCTGTTTTGCAGTTTTGACATGTTCTTATTCAATCCCTTCACCAAGTCAAAAATGGATCTTCCCGATTACAGATTTTTTGAATGTAAGGCAGTGAAAGTCGCTTTATCTTGTGTGCCCACATCCCCTGACTGTGTAGTTTTCGCAATTGAAGTTTCAGGGTATTACGTAAATGATGAAGGGGATTCCAGTCAAGGGGTTTCTATTCGCATTTGTCATCCGGGGGATGCACAGTGGACAACTTTTCAGTACCAAATTACTGATGGCGAACCTTTTTGTTGTGGGGATTGTCCAGTTTTCTGTAATGGATTATTCTATTGTTTGAATGAAACTTCTGATATTTCGGTAGGGGTATTTGATCCACAGAAACATACTTTGAGTGTCCTTTCATTGCCTTCCCTTAATCTTCCTCGTCTGAGCTGTGATCGGTGGAGACCTAAGTACATGGCTGAATTCAAAGGGGATCTTTTATTGGTGTGTGTATCTTATCCTGATAAGCCCATTATATTCAAACTCGAGTTGTCCAAGATGAAATGGGTTGAAATGAAGAGCTTAAATGGTGCAACAGTGTTTGTCAGCACTCATTCTTCTCTTGTAGTGACTAATGTCCCAAGAATATCAAGTAACAGTGTATACTTTTCGAAGCCTGTCTGCTATGGAAAGTCTAGCTACTTATATTGTCTTGATGATTGTAGGTACCATCCAACTAGGCAGTGGTGCGAAGGGCAATTCTTTCAAAAGTCTGTTTGGATCAGGCCACCTAAGATGACTCATCTTTTGTTTGACGAGCTCTACTAA